In Streptacidiphilus sp. P02-A3a, the DNA window CCACCCGGGTGCCGTTCATCACCACGTAGTCGGTGCCGTCGGAGATGGTCAGCCCGCTGCCGCCGGTGCCGTTCGGCACCGGCGCCGCGCCGCCGCCGGTCGCGGACGCCGACGGCCGCGCGCTCGGCGCGGCCGAGCCGGAGGCGGCGGGGGGGTTCGCGCCGGACGGGGACGACGGCGGCGCCGACGCCGGGACCGTCGCGGCCGCCGACGAGGACACCGGAGCCGGGGTGGTCGGGCCGCAGCCGGTCAGCAGCAGCGTGGCGCCGGTGGTGACGGCGGCGGCCAGGGCGATGGCGGAGGCGGTGCTTCTGCGCTTGCGGGTGGACATCTCGGTTTCCCCCTGAGGCTCGGACGTGGGCCTGGGGACCGCGATCCGATCGCGGTCCCGTCCCGCAGTGACCGCCTCGGCGTCCACGGGCCTTCGGCCCGCCCGGACCTGTCGCCGCCCGCTGCGTTGGGGGAAGCGTGGCACCGCCAGGTCGTCGTACGGTCCTGGCGGTGTCACAGCCGGGAAACAGCTTCCGGGAGCGGGCCCGGGCGGCCGCTACTCGATCTCGATCGGACCGCCGTCGCGCCGCCGCCGCTCGCCGTTGTCGCCCCGGCCGGACTGGGAGCCGCCGCCCTGGGGTGTGCCCAGGTTGGCGCGGACCGAGTCCAGGATGGTCAGGCCCTGGCTGACCAGGCCGGCGGCGATCTCGCTGAGGCCGTCGGCGCCGTTGAGGACGTTGACGTTGGCTCCGGCCAGGCCGTTGGCGGCCTCCTTGACGATCAGCGGGAGCTGGTCGATCAGCATCCGGTCCAGTGCCACCCGGTCGTAGGAGGCGGCGGCCTCGGCCTGGATCTTCATCCGGTTGGCCTCGGCGGTGGCCAGTACCCGGATCCGCTCGGCCTCGGCCTCGGCGGGCTTCACGATCTCGGCGACCAGCTGCTGCTGGCGCAGCTCGGCCGCGCGCTGGGCCAGCTCGGTCTGCGCCAGCAGCACCTCCTGCTGCGCCTGGGCCTGCGCCAGCGGCCCGGCCTGGGCGGCCTCGGCCTGGGCCCGCTCCACCTCGGCCGAGTACTGCGCCCGCACCACGGCGGTCTGCCGCTGGTACTCGGCCTGGTTCCGCTCGGCGGACTGCTGCGCCTCGGCCGACTGCTGGGTGGCCAGGGCCTGGGCGATCTGGGCCTGGCGCTGGATGGCGGCCTTGTGCGGGGCGGCCATGGCGGCGATGTAGCCGGTCTGGCCGTCGTCGATGGACTGGATCTGCAGCGAGTCCACGGTCAGGCCGATGGTGGCCATCTCGGTCTTGGAGGTCTCCAGCACCTCGGTGGCCAGCTTCTGCCGCTCGGTGACGATCTCCTCGACCGTCATCGAGCCGATGATGGAGCGCAGGTGACCGGCGAAGATCCGGCCGGTCAGCACCGACATCTGGTCCTGGTCGGAGAGGAAGCGCTGACCCGCGTTGACGATGCTCTCGGTGTCGTTGCCGACCTTGAACGCGATCACCGCGCGCACGGTCAGCGCGATGCCCTGCTTGGTGACGCAGGTCTCGTCGACCTCGGCCTCGCACATGGCCAGGGTCAGGAAGCGGGTCTTGCGGAAGATCGGTAGTACGAACGCGCCGTGGCCGGTCACCACCCGGAACGGTGCCGACCCCATCCCGCGTCGGCTGCCCGAGATCAGCATGGCCTCGTCGGGGGCGGGAACCCGGTAACCGAACATCCTTTTGTCTCCTCAGTCGTCGTCGCCGGGATCGCCGGTCAACGCGTTCAACGGATCAGCCCACTCGATGACATCGACCTGGCGGCTGCCCCGGGACTCGATCACCAGTACCGGCGCGCCCTTGGCAAGGGGCTCGGGGGACCAGGCGAGGAAGGTCTCCGTACCGCCGCGGACGTGCACCAGGACCTCGCCGGGCCCTGCGGTTCCCCGGGTGCCGACGAGCAGCACACCGGTACGGCCGACCACTTGTTCGTCCGGGGCCATCAGTGGCCGCCCCCATTCCATCCGGTCCTGGGCTCCAGACCCTAGCGCTACCCGGTCCCCGGGCCCATCCCTGGGGAGCGGTGGAGTGGATCGCGGTGCCGGACGCGGGCGCGCCGCGGGCGCCGGACCGGGTGACCGCCGGCGCTCCGACCTGCCGCCGTCTCAGGTTAGCCAGCGTCAGCTGCCGCCGCCCGGGAGCCA includes these proteins:
- a CDS encoding flotillin family protein, translated to MFGYRVPAPDEAMLISGSRRGMGSAPFRVVTGHGAFVLPIFRKTRFLTLAMCEAEVDETCVTKQGIALTVRAVIAFKVGNDTESIVNAGQRFLSDQDQMSVLTGRIFAGHLRSIIGSMTVEEIVTERQKLATEVLETSKTEMATIGLTVDSLQIQSIDDGQTGYIAAMAAPHKAAIQRQAQIAQALATQQSAEAQQSAERNQAEYQRQTAVVRAQYSAEVERAQAEAAQAGPLAQAQAQQEVLLAQTELAQRAAELRQQQLVAEIVKPAEAEAERIRVLATAEANRMKIQAEAAASYDRVALDRMLIDQLPLIVKEAANGLAGANVNVLNGADGLSEIAAGLVSQGLTILDSVRANLGTPQGGGSQSGRGDNGERRRRDGGPIEIE